A window of Piliocolobus tephrosceles isolate RC106 chromosome 13, ASM277652v3, whole genome shotgun sequence contains these coding sequences:
- the LOC111540918 gene encoding olfactory receptor 51S1, translated as MLTLPTQTAPNSSTSMAPTFLLVGMPGLSGAPSWWTMPLIAVYLLSALGNGTILWIIALEPALHRPMHFFLFLLSVSDIGLVTALTPTLLGLALAGVHTVPASACLLQMFFVHVFSVMESSVLLAMSIDRALAICRPLHYSALLTNDVISKISLVIAFRCLGLHLPLPFLLACMHYCRPQVLTHSYCLHPDVARLACPGAWGAAYSLFVVLSVMGLDPLLIFFSYGLIGKVLQGVESREDRWKAGQTCAAHLSAVLLFYIPMILLALISHLELPITQHTHTLLSYVHFLLPPLINPILYSVKMKEIRERILNRLQPRKVGCAQ; from the coding sequence ATGTTAACATTACCAACTCAGACAGCCCCCAATAGCAGCACTTCAATGGCCCCCACCTTCTTGCTTGTGGGCATGCCAGGCCTATCAGGTGCACCCTCCTGGTGGACCATGCCCCTCATTGCTGTCTACCTTCTCTCTGCACTGGGAAATGGTACCATCCTCTGGATCATTGCCCTGGAGCCTGCCCTGCACCGCCCAATGcacttcttcctcttcttgcTTAGTGTGTCTGATATTGGCTTGGTTACCGCCCTGACGCCCACACTGCTAGGCCTTGCCCTCGCTGGTGTTCACActgtccctgcctcagcctgccttcTACAGATGTTTTTTGTCCATGTCTTCTCTGTCATGGAGTCCTCTGTCTTGCTTGCCATGTCCATTGATCGGGCACTGGCCATCTGCCGACCTCTCCACTACTCAGCTCTCCTCACCAATGATGTAATTAGCAAAATCAGCCTGGTCATTGCTTTTAGATGCCTGGGTCTCCATCTGCCCCTGCCATTTCTGCTTGCCTGCATGCACTACTGCCGCCCACAGGTCCTAACCCATTCTTATTGCTTGCATCCAGATGTGGCTCGTTTGGCCTGCCCAGGAGCTTGGGGTGCAGCCTATAGCCTATTTGTGGTTCTTTCAGTCATGGGTTTGGATCCCctgctgattttcttttcctatggCCTGATTGGCAAGGTGTTGCAAGGTGTGGAGTCCAGGGAAGATCGCTGGAAGGCTGGTCAAACCTGTGCTGCCCACCTTTCTGCCGTGCTCCTCTTCTATATTCCTATGATCCTCCTGGCACTGATTAGCCATCTTGAGCTGCCAATCACTCAGCATACCCATACTCTTCTCTCCTATGtccatttccttcttcctccattGATAAACCCTATTCTCTATAGTGTCAAGATGAAGGAGATTAGAGAAAGAATACTCAATAGGTTGCAGCCCAGGAAGGTGGGTTGTGCTCAGTGA